aacaaaaccACGCGCGGACAGGCGCCGCGAGCGACGCCCGGCCAGTAAAACGACTCAGCGGAGACAGTTCaccgaaaaggagacagcggagacagctgcggcttgcgagaaggcgaaaggagcagacgagagaaaaatgaGGTCAGAAGGCATGAAGGTCAGCCCCCAAGAAAGCAGGTGGAGGAAAATTGTTGCGATTTAAGAAAGCGTAGCTTGAAGCAAGGTCTAAGACGCTCTCCGAGGCTTCAACGAACATGTCCAGGTCCATATACTGCTCATAGTGGTGCAGGTGAGCCtaagagagacagagaaggaagaaaagatttaagaaaagagaaaaatcgggaggaagcgacacagacagaagaaagcagacaaaGCTGACCCGCGAATAAAACTGAGGTGACAAACACAACATTTACACTGGCATACACAAAGCTATCTGTACActatgtgcatgcatgcacgtaaGCATTCccatacacatacacatacatatatatacatatatatacatatatatacatatatgcactttatatctatgtattaatacacagatatattaatatacagatatatggAGACACGTATGCCAATAAACTAGATCTCCACATGCCCATAGAGGTAAAAAAACtaacgcatgcacacatatttatatatgtatatacatttgtAAAAAGCGATGACAGAGAGTGGGGGTTCGTCTGAAGCAAAGACAAGGAGAGTTTTAGGCAAGTCGttcgcgaggagagaaaggaaggcaaaggagaggcaggacaggagccgcagagagaagagagacgattgagagaggaaggaactcgagacgcagacgaaagagaataagaaagaagtggaggattgaaggaggaaagaaggcatGCGCTTGTCTTCTAAAAAACCGACCTTCCTTTTAAACAGCTTGTCGAAGCGCTCGtgaacggaggagaagagatgCGTAGCCTCGCACGAGTTGGACAAACCCAGAAGGCCGTAGGTctgaaaagggagagaaaaaccgaaaacaaaagcagacgaaaacatgaaagaaaagacgaagaacaggagagaacaggcgGGAACACAACAACTAAAAAGACTtgaaaagggagaggacTGGTGAAAGAGCATATAAACGATGAGGGGTGGCATAAActagagagaagagaaagaacggagacgaaaaaggaaaataATGGAAACAAAGCATGAGAAAGGaagtgaaggaaaaagaaacagtAAAATACGAGAAGGGAGGTaaagcaaagaagagaagaagactaACTAGATCGGTAAACAAccacgaaaaagaagataATAAAACTGAAAAGAGTGAAGTCAGTGCAGTTTTCTCCAAGagcttttcgtcttccttcgcttgcttcct
This portion of the Toxoplasma gondii ME49 chromosome III, whole genome shotgun sequence genome encodes:
- a CDS encoding tubulin, putative (encoded by transcript TGME49_275970~Signal peptide predicted by SignalP 2.0 HMM (probability 0.978) with cleavage site probability 0.441 at residue 21), whose product is MRRMRCTCRCLAAAFLVRGAGISVSDLLNNIGRVRRSLRVLSGNEDATKIGLCAVAPVGQTYGLLGLSNSCEATHLFSSVHERFDKLFKRKAHLHHYEQYMDLDMFVEASESVLDLASSYAFLNRNNFPPPAFLGADLHAF